One genomic region from Flagellimonas oceani encodes:
- a CDS encoding acyltransferase, with protein sequence MVLKKITSIIKNYYYRLTMSGVDYARYLGVEVGENCRILTSNFGSEPWLIKIGNKVTVTSGVRIITHDGATWLMEDEKGRREYFARVVIGNNVFLGLNSIIMPGVKIESNSIIAAGSVVTKSVPSGYIVGGNPAKIIGKTEDYRNKVLKEYISKSEMDHKKSFKDRILEVVSEDFKPFLNA encoded by the coding sequence ATGGTCTTAAAGAAAATAACCTCAATAATTAAAAACTACTACTATCGGCTAACCATGTCCGGGGTCGATTATGCCAGATATCTTGGAGTCGAAGTTGGTGAGAATTGTCGTATTTTGACTTCCAACTTTGGTTCAGAACCATGGCTGATAAAAATTGGAAACAAAGTTACCGTAACATCCGGAGTTAGAATTATTACGCATGATGGTGCCACTTGGCTGATGGAAGATGAGAAAGGAAGAAGGGAATATTTTGCAAGGGTTGTAATCGGGAACAACGTATTTTTAGGTTTAAACTCAATTATTATGCCCGGAGTCAAAATTGAGAGCAACTCAATAATTGCAGCCGGTAGCGTTGTAACGAAATCCGTACCATCAGGTTATATAGTCGGGGGAAATCCTGCCAAAATCATTGGTAAAACGGAGGATTATAGGAACAAAGTGCTAAAAGAGTATATTTCCAAATCAGAAATGGATCATAAAAAATCGTTTAAAGATCGTATATTGGAGGTGGTATCAGAAGATTTTAAACCTTTTTTGAACGCTTAA
- a CDS encoding Ig-like domain-containing protein, with protein MLLFFLFLSLACSKDNDLFTEVIEEDINNSEKDKDGEIGEGSAIFQLANDEYTINAVNSVHLFNVLHNDTIPENTQVSIIKTSVAQEGDLSINEENLLAYTPTIYSDKGSGDVVTDEFSYTVSITFDGKTQEKEAFVTVKTQYVNDPGKEMGTLKAFPSAYGPGSMATGGRGKVLAIVNTLDPYAPLSYHSNGSGGNDEYYTGGLFSALQEEKIGYIVFDVSGDIRMGKGKGWYDGFSGVNNKTVFGQSAPEGGITLTERSVRFDGSDGDNKNLIFRYLRSRPIYDRNGVATTEDDAFTWGLLFYGGEDIIVDHCSLSFAQDKAIGAYIDQSHASKGTGLRNLTFQHNFIQDSNTGGYVEINPNRDGDPEELVDAISWHNNIFSGVNRTPNLAFSGRAEKINNVIHNTPSKNTSVYHSLRLNSEGNYYQRQSTTPDKVRIDVNDRTSGNPSIYASSNVFDGKVGQISITLLGNLIEDNSKMWSTLDANILAPSSYFTKNKHNHGFPNPVPVVSAKEAFEILAKKGDVGAYKYIDNNGYVKTYRDSFDSDQLSIVTNNLDYQPKNISNWVLPNIPHKTRPDFYDTDKDGMADAWEIRTFGNLQQSYRGDYDGDGYTNIEEFMAQVDF; from the coding sequence ATGCTTTTATTTTTCCTATTCTTATCCCTAGCTTGCAGCAAGGATAATGATTTATTTACGGAAGTTATTGAAGAGGACATCAATAATTCCGAAAAAGATAAAGATGGTGAAATTGGTGAAGGCAGTGCAATTTTCCAACTAGCCAATGATGAATATACAATCAACGCTGTCAATTCCGTACACCTTTTTAATGTACTTCATAATGATACTATTCCCGAAAACACACAAGTATCAATTATAAAGACCTCTGTTGCACAAGAGGGCGATTTAAGCATAAATGAAGAAAACCTTTTGGCATATACCCCAACTATATATAGCGATAAAGGTAGCGGAGATGTAGTTACCGACGAATTTTCATATACAGTTTCCATAACTTTTGACGGCAAAACACAAGAAAAAGAGGCTTTTGTCACCGTAAAAACCCAATACGTTAACGACCCCGGAAAGGAAATGGGGACATTGAAAGCTTTTCCATCTGCTTATGGGCCAGGTTCTATGGCAACAGGAGGTAGAGGTAAAGTTTTGGCAATTGTGAACACACTTGATCCTTACGCCCCCCTATCCTATCACTCCAATGGTTCAGGAGGAAATGACGAGTACTATACCGGAGGTTTGTTTTCTGCATTGCAAGAAGAAAAAATAGGTTATATTGTTTTTGATGTATCGGGTGACATCCGTATGGGAAAAGGCAAGGGGTGGTACGACGGCTTTAGTGGAGTAAACAATAAAACTGTTTTTGGCCAATCGGCTCCAGAAGGTGGCATCACTTTAACAGAGAGAAGCGTTAGGTTTGATGGTAGTGATGGAGATAATAAAAACCTGATTTTTAGATACCTGAGAAGCCGACCTATTTATGATAGAAATGGGGTTGCAACGACCGAAGATGATGCTTTTACGTGGGGACTATTGTTTTATGGAGGAGAGGATATTATTGTTGATCATTGCTCCCTATCCTTTGCCCAAGATAAAGCAATTGGGGCATATATAGACCAATCCCATGCTTCAAAAGGCACCGGCTTAAGAAATTTGACCTTTCAACACAACTTTATCCAAGATTCCAACACTGGTGGATATGTGGAAATCAATCCAAACAGGGATGGAGATCCAGAAGAATTGGTAGATGCCATAAGCTGGCACAACAATATATTCTCAGGTGTAAATAGGACACCTAATTTAGCCTTTAGTGGAAGAGCAGAAAAAATCAATAACGTTATTCATAATACTCCTTCGAAGAATACTTCCGTCTATCATTCCCTTAGATTAAATTCTGAAGGAAATTACTACCAAAGACAGAGCACCACGCCAGACAAGGTTAGAATAGATGTTAATGATAGAACATCCGGGAATCCTTCTATTTATGCAAGTTCCAATGTTTTTGATGGTAAGGTCGGTCAAATTTCAATAACACTTTTGGGCAATCTTATAGAAGATAATTCTAAAATGTGGTCAACTTTGGATGCTAATATATTGGCTCCATCTTCATACTTTACAAAGAATAAGCACAACCATGGTTTTCCAAATCCTGTTCCAGTAGTATCGGCCAAAGAGGCCTTTGAAATATTGGCCAAAAAAGGTGATGTCGGTGCTTATAAATATATAGACAATAACGGATACGTTAAGACGTACCGAGATTCTTTTGATTCCGACCAATTATCCATAGTAACAAACAATTTAGACTATCAACCAAAGAACATTTCTAATTGGGTCCTACCCAACATTCCACATAAAACGCGGCCAGACTTTTATGATACCGATAAAGATGGTATGGCCGACGCTTGGGAGATTAGAACATTTGGTAATCTACAACAAAGTTATAGAGGTGACTATGACGGTGATGGCTATACAAACATAGAAGAATTTATGGCCCAAGTAGATTTTTAA
- a CDS encoding O-antigen ligase family protein: protein MNTALITFMLANIVLIFFHKINYSVDQFGIYEYDLSRAGGVHGDANNAALMCLITYVLIRNYWKAKNSFQKTIRLLSYGITFYAFFLAFSKTGMVILILILVIQQLKEFNLKRFFILFFILPLILVLGIQYGLNSNVLNDSQKDRLENVINILTLNVDKVDSSSRDELLLNMLNYVFENPILGNGIYFANEIRGHNTYFGVWADSGIFVFLIFLAIPITYVRKAMGIDAGKRVFALSLIAVLFIYMMTLQTVINQPYLMGIFVFLCYLVSTKQASQMKKRIDF, encoded by the coding sequence TTGAACACAGCTCTTATTACCTTCATGCTTGCCAATATTGTGCTCATTTTCTTCCATAAGATAAACTATTCGGTAGACCAATTTGGTATATATGAATATGATCTTAGCAGAGCAGGAGGCGTTCACGGAGATGCGAACAATGCAGCTCTAATGTGCCTAATAACCTATGTTTTGATTAGAAATTATTGGAAAGCTAAGAATAGTTTTCAAAAAACAATCAGGCTTTTATCATATGGCATCACTTTTTACGCTTTCTTTTTAGCATTTTCTAAAACGGGAATGGTAATTTTAATATTGATTCTTGTAATACAACAACTAAAAGAATTCAATCTTAAAAGATTCTTTATTCTTTTTTTCATTTTGCCACTGATTCTGGTTTTGGGAATCCAATATGGATTAAATTCCAACGTTTTAAATGACTCTCAAAAGGATAGATTGGAAAATGTGATAAATATTTTAACCCTTAATGTTGACAAAGTAGATAGTTCTAGCCGAGACGAGTTGCTATTAAATATGCTCAACTATGTTTTTGAAAACCCGATTTTGGGCAATGGTATTTACTTTGCCAATGAAATAAGGGGGCACAACACATATTTTGGTGTTTGGGCAGACTCTGGAATTTTTGTTTTTTTAATTTTTCTTGCCATCCCAATCACCTATGTACGCAAAGCAATGGGGATTGATGCTGGAAAAAGGGTTTTCGCATTGAGTCTTATAGCTGTACTTTTCATTTATATGATGACTCTTCAAACCGTAATCAATCAACCATATCTTATGGGGATTTTCGTTTTCCTTTGTTATTTGGTCTCTACCAAACAAGCATCACAAATGAAAAAGCGGATTGATTTTTAA